The Streptococcus viridans genome includes a window with the following:
- a CDS encoding ABC transporter permease yields MKKNPIYMYVLLALSAMGTLLTAQSFFGLAKVEVTDETAASLNLTTALEREEYKAFLEKLIVALRGPIAWLLLSLLIAGLIAVGYFFLSKKDIVKATYAYMGQIGAFLLISLHNFWSYRSSMSVITSDKLRTLLQASSLYALVLSVVVALVYLGILLYKLKNRPASDLQA; encoded by the coding sequence ATGAAGAAAAATCCGATTTATATGTATGTCTTGCTAGCCCTCTCAGCGATGGGAACTCTATTAACTGCTCAGTCCTTCTTTGGATTGGCTAAAGTGGAGGTCACAGATGAAACGGCAGCTTCTTTGAACTTAACCACTGCTCTTGAACGGGAAGAATACAAAGCCTTCCTTGAAAAATTAATCGTAGCCTTACGCGGACCAATCGCTTGGTTGTTGCTCTCTCTTTTGATTGCAGGCTTAATTGCTGTTGGCTATTTCTTCCTATCTAAAAAGGATATTGTCAAGGCAACCTATGCCTATATGGGTCAAATTGGAGCCTTCCTCCTAATAAGCTTGCACAATTTCTGGTCTTATCGTTCTTCCATGTCGGTAATCACATCAGATAAATTGCGGACCTTGTTACAGGCTTCTAGCTTATATGCACTTGTCTTGAGTGTGGTTGTAGCCCTTGTTTACTTGGGAATCCTCCTCTACAAATTGAAAAATAGACCAGCTAGCGACCTTCAAGCTTAG
- the glgP gene encoding glycogen/starch/alpha-glucan family phosphorylase: MLPLKEFVQNRYNKSIAECSNEELYLALLNYSKLASSQKPVNTGKKKVYYISAEFLIGKLLSNNLINLGLYDDVKKELADAGKELIEIEEVELEPSLGNGGLGRLAACFIDSIATLGLNGDGVGLNYHYGLFQQVLKNNQQETIPNAWLTEQNWLVRSSRSYQVPFAHFTLTSTLYDIDVPGYKTATKNRLRLFDLDSVDSSIIEDGISFDKTDIARNLTLFLYPDDSDKQGELLRIFQQYFMVSNGAQLIIDEAIEKGSNLHDLADYAVVQINDTHPSMVIPELIRLLTERGIELDEAISIVRSMTAYTNHTILAEALEKWPLEFLEEVVPHLVPIIKELDRRVRAEYKDPAVQIIDENDRVHMAHMDIHYGYSVNGVAALHTEILKNSELKAFYDLYPEKFNNKTNGITFRRWLMHANPSLSHYLDEILGRDWHHEASKLEDLLSYEDNAAVKEKLESIKAHNKRKLARHLKEHQGVEINTNSIFDIQIKRLHEYKRQQMNALYVIHKYLDIKAGNIPARPITVFFGGKAAPAYTIAQDIIHLILCLSEVIANDPAVAPHLQVVMVENYNVTAASFLIPACDISEQISLASKEASGTGNMKFMLNGALTLGTMDGANVEIAELVGDENIYIFGEDSETVIDLYAKSAYKSSEFYARKAIKPLVDFIVSDAVLAVGKKERLERLYNELINKDWFMTLLDLEDYIKVKEQMLADYENRDAWLDKVIVNIAKAGFFSSDRTIAQYNEDIWHLN, from the coding sequence CTATATCTCAGCTGAGTTCTTGATTGGTAAACTCTTGTCAAACAACTTGATCAACTTGGGTCTTTATGACGATGTTAAGAAAGAACTTGCTGATGCAGGTAAAGAGTTGATCGAAATCGAAGAAGTAGAATTGGAACCATCGCTTGGTAACGGTGGTTTGGGACGTTTGGCAGCCTGCTTTATCGACTCCATCGCTACACTTGGTTTGAACGGTGACGGGGTTGGTTTGAACTACCACTACGGTCTTTTCCAACAAGTGCTTAAAAACAACCAACAAGAAACCATTCCTAACGCTTGGTTAACTGAGCAAAACTGGTTGGTTCGCTCAAGCCGTAGCTACCAAGTACCATTTGCACACTTCACATTGACATCTACTCTTTACGATATCGATGTACCTGGTTACAAAACAGCTACGAAAAACCGTTTGCGTTTGTTTGACTTGGATTCAGTTGACTCTTCTATCATCGAAGATGGTATCAGCTTTGACAAGACAGATATCGCTCGCAACTTGACACTTTTCTTGTATCCAGACGATAGCGACAAACAAGGTGAATTACTCCGTATCTTCCAACAATACTTCATGGTTTCAAACGGTGCTCAATTGATCATCGATGAAGCCATCGAAAAAGGAAGCAACTTGCATGACCTTGCTGACTACGCAGTTGTACAAATCAACGATACTCACCCATCAATGGTGATTCCTGAATTGATCCGTCTTTTGACTGAACGTGGTATCGAACTTGATGAAGCAATCTCTATCGTTCGTAGCATGACTGCCTACACAAACCACACAATCCTTGCTGAAGCCCTTGAAAAATGGCCTCTTGAATTCTTGGAAGAAGTGGTTCCTCACTTGGTACCAATCATCAAAGAATTGGACCGCCGTGTTCGTGCTGAATACAAAGATCCAGCTGTTCAAATCATTGATGAAAACGATCGTGTACACATGGCCCACATGGATATCCACTATGGATACAGCGTAAACGGAGTTGCCGCTCTTCACACAGAAATTTTGAAGAACTCTGAGTTGAAAGCTTTCTACGATCTTTACCCAGAAAAATTCAACAACAAAACAAACGGTATTACTTTCCGTCGTTGGCTCATGCATGCTAACCCAAGCTTGTCTCACTACTTGGATGAGATTCTTGGACGCGACTGGCACCATGAAGCTTCTAAATTGGAAGACCTTCTTTCATACGAAGACAATGCTGCTGTCAAAGAAAAATTGGAAAGCATCAAAGCTCACAACAAACGTAAATTGGCTCGTCACTTGAAAGAACACCAAGGTGTGGAAATCAATACAAACTCAATCTTTGATATCCAAATCAAACGTCTTCACGAGTACAAACGTCAACAAATGAACGCTTTGTATGTGATTCACAAATACTTGGACATCAAGGCTGGTAATATCCCTGCTCGTCCAATCACAGTTTTCTTTGGTGGTAAAGCAGCTCCTGCCTACACAATCGCTCAAGACATCATCCACTTGATCCTTTGCTTGTCAGAAGTGATTGCAAACGACCCAGCAGTAGCACCACACTTGCAAGTCGTAATGGTTGAAAACTACAACGTTACTGCAGCAAGTTTCTTGATCCCAGCATGTGACATCTCAGAACAAATCTCATTGGCTTCTAAAGAAGCTTCAGGTACTGGTAACATGAAATTCATGTTGAACGGAGCTTTGACTCTTGGTACGATGGACGGTGCTAACGTGGAAATCGCTGAGTTGGTTGGAGACGAAAACATCTACATCTTTGGTGAAGATTCAGAAACTGTTATCGATCTTTACGCAAAATCAGCTTACAAATCAAGCGAATTCTACGCTCGTAAAGCGATCAAACCATTGGTTGACTTTATCGTGAGCGACGCTGTTCTTGCAGTTGGTAAGAAAGAACGCTTGGAACGTCTTTACAATGAATTGATCAACAAAGACTGGTTCATGACTCTTCTTGACCTGGAAGACTACATCAAAGTGAAAGAGCAAATGCTTGCTGATTACGAAAACCGTGACGCATGGTTGGATAAAGTCATCGTCAACATTGCTAAAGCAGGATTCTTCTCATCTGACCGTACTATCGCTCAGTACAACGAAGATATCTGGCACTTGAACTAA